The Polyangium aurulentum genomic interval CGAAGGCCGGCAAGGTGGAGTACCGCGTCGAGAAGGCGGGCATCGTGCACGCCCGGATCGGCAAGGCCTCCTTCAAGGAGGATGCGCTGGCCACCAACGCGGATGCGCTGATTCAGGCGCTCATCCGCGCGAAGCCGTCGACTGCGAAGGGGGTTTACCTCCGGAGCATCACGATGTCTTCCACGATGGGGCCGGGCGTCCGGATCGATCCGGTGCACCTCAGCGGTAAGGCGGAGGAGGCATAGCCATGGAGCGATCGGAGAAACAGGTCCTCATCGGAGAGGTCAAGCAGCGGTTCGACCGCATGACCTCGGCGGTTTTCCTGGACTTCAAGGGGCTCAACGTGACGACCGTCACGAAGCTCCGCGACGAGTTCCGGAAGGCGGGTGTCGAGTATCGGGTGGTGAAGAACACTCTCGTTCGCCACGCGATCAAGCACCACGGCTGGGCGAAGAACCTCGACGACACGCTGACCGGGATGACCGGGATCGCGTGGAGCTACGAGGATCCGAGCGCGGCCGCGAAGGTGGTCAAGGCGTTCCGCAAGGACAACGATAAGCTGAAGATCAAGGCTGGTCTCATCGAGGG includes:
- the rplJ gene encoding 50S ribosomal protein L10 gives rise to the protein MERSEKQVLIGEVKQRFDRMTSAVFLDFKGLNVTTVTKLRDEFRKAGVEYRVVKNTLVRHAIKHHGWAKNLDDTLTGMTGIAWSYEDPSAAAKVVKAFRKDNDKLKIKAGLIEGQVLSPEGVENQLATMPGKDELRATLLATMQAPAQQFVQQLNAPLQNFAYLLKAKEEAASKAG